A stretch of DNA from Bacteroidales bacterium:
GATATTCGTTTTTGATGAAAAAATTAAGATAAGTCCGATTAGAAAAATAAAAACACCTACTCCAATTATAATACCAAAACTATTATTCTCTTCACTAATCAGAAAAATTAATGAAATAATAGATGCTATACCACCGAGTGAAGTTAATATAATTCCAAACATTTTTTTATTTGTTTCACGAGTTTTTGATATCTGTATTTCACCAGAATCAATTAAAGTATGTCGTTTTTTTATTGTTAAATATATAATAGCAAAAATTAATATAGGAA
This window harbors:
- a CDS encoding SHOCT domain-containing protein → MFGIILTSLGGIASIISLIFLISEENNSFGIIIGVGVFIFLIGLILIFSSKTNIYSTQRNSEKSNSVDIGALKQLSELKDKGIITEEEFDAKKKKILGS